CCTCAGACACGGCATGTTTGGCAAGCTCCCCGGGCAGCAGCAGGCGGACGGCGGTCTGGATCTCCCTGGAGGTGATGGTGGACCTCTTGTTGTAGTGCGCCAGGCGCGACGCTTCCCCGGCGATGCGCTCGAAGATGTCGTTGACAAAAGAGTTCATGATGCCCATGGCCTTGGAGGAGATCCCCGTGTCTGGGTGCACCTGCTTCAGCACCTTGTACACATAAATGGCATAGCTTTCCTTCCTGGTCTTGCGACGCTTTTTGCCTCCTTTCTTCTGTGTTTTGGTCACGGCCTTTTTGGAACCCTTCTTTGGCGCAGGAGCGGATTTTGCAGGATCAGGCATTTTCTCTTCGGTGTAAACGGTTCGAGTTACCGCCCCAACTCCAGTCCCGTATTTATAACGTGGCTGTGCAAATGATGTGGGCCATTCCTCCTCTGCGATTGGACGATCCCTTACCAGAAGACACTCGGAGGGCGCTGCGCCATTGGCTCGTGCGTTTCAGTTTCACTCGGCCAATCGGAGACGCCTTTGCGGTTTATATGCTTTTACTCTCAAAGGCATTACGTAAAGGTCCAAGCTCTTCCAGCTACAGTCGCACGGGGTGCCCGCAAGATcattaaaacaacatttttaacgATCATGTCCGGCAGAGGGAAAACCGGAGGCAAAGCTCGAGCAAAGGCCAAGTCCCGCTCCTCCCGGGCCGGACTCCAGTTCCCGGTGGGCCGAGTCCACAGGCTGTTGCGCAAGGGCAACTATGCGGAGCGCGTCGGCGCTGGGGCTCCGGTGTATCTGGCGGCAGTGCTGGAATACCTGACCGCTGAGATCCTGGAGCTGGCAGGCAACGCGGCCAGAGACAACAAGAAGACCAGGATCATCCCCCGGCACCTCCAGCTGGCAGTGCGCAACGACGAGGAGCTCAACAAGCTGCTGGGAGGTGTGACCATCGCTCAGGGAGGGGTGCTGCCCAACATCCAGGCCGTCCTCCTCCCCAAGAAGACTGAGAAACCTGCCAAGAGCAAGTAACAGACTCCCCCGCGGGCTCACCGCGGAGCCGGCCACTTTTTTCATATCCGTGTTcgttgttatttcttttttggatCAACAACCTTTCAAAtaggtggggggggaggggggtgtgtTTGATGTTGGTGTTTCTACAATGAAAACCTACACTCTCTTCTCGTCGGGACTATTCCTAGACTGCTAGTCGCCGCTGTGTGCTGTCGGCTCGGCGCTAtctggaggaggatgaggatgatgatgatgatgatgatgatgaaggccGCGGGGACATTTTTAGTTCTTAATATGGACCAATTctgaagggaggagggaggagggtggTGTTTTTTGCTTTGCAAAGCTGCTAACAACACGTAAAGAGTCgttgtattgttttatcatGTTTCAATAAATGTCCTGTAGCCTTTCGGCACAGGAAGAATCCATTCAGTCTTCATGTAGCATGTTGTTATCATCCGGGGACTCTTCGCTCGCTCTTTGTCAGGGAACCGACTGCTCATGAAAGGGCTGCAGCTTTTAAAGTGGTACAGTGTCCTATTTAGAGAACAGCGAGCGTTCTTCCATTTCATTTTACACCTCAGGTTCAGTCCTCAACGTTCGAAAGGCCGCTCCATCACTGTACCTTCTTTCAGAGTGAAATTAGGAATGACAGTTCTTAAAGGAAACCATGTTTTGCTCAAGTTACCGCTGTGGTTCCTGGTGGTGGTTCTCACTCACGTCATCTTTTTCTTCATTGCTACAGTTGATGTTAGGATCCCTGTGGAATATGCTTCTGACAATATCTAATTGGTGGATATGAATTCTGTAGTTGAGGGAACattcttcatatttatttttttaatacaagGAACCATATCTAATAGTTTACatcagtgattcccaaccagtgGTAGTTGTTTCTCTGGGGGTACTTCTGCTGTTGCTACGGGGCAAAGGAAAGATTGTGGAGAAGCTAaacttatttgaaaaaaatgaatgattagATTAAAAGATAATATCGGCTGTGTGTTGAAGTTATGTAAGAGTGCTTGAAAACTAGTTGGCAAGCAAGCTCCAAAGTTTAAACAGGTAGTTGGGTGAAAGTAATGAATACATGGAAGAAATTCATCGTTAAAAGTAATggctaaacagttgaaatagtgaAAAGTATTGCCTAAGCGACTAAAATGGTCAGCTAGTAGGCCTACCGACGAAACAATTCAAATAATTAGCTTGAAGTAATGGTTAAAAACATTTAGCAACCAAAATATTCACAAGTATGAAAACTAACCAGATCCATCCACTCTTGTATAATAGTGAAATGCATTGGGAATTGATGAAGGGGTACGAGAGTTCATCTGACAGGACTGTTGGTGGGGGATTTCTTAGACCAAAaaagttgggaaccactgatttgCATTATGTTCATAATAGTctctccacagcacagcggagaagggtccggctagtccacacagcattctgggatgggagaaaaatgggctctggtttattggcatttctttaaactaatcacaatcgtcttgggtggtgctaagcgccggacggagccacggtgcctctgcagaatagcctcgggaaggaacttttattggtggaaaatgtgtacgttcaaaagtagttatAGGATACTGAACCCCAAAACGTGTGAGATTGACCCCCTCCCATCCTGTTGAGCAGGTGACACCTTGCATGGTATCCTTTACCCccagtgtgtgaatgggtcAATGCTGGCCTGTATTGTAAAGGTCAGTAAAATGCAATGTAAATGCGGTCCATTTACCAGTCAACATGTGCACTCACCCAACTGAAATCTGTAGTTTAGTTATAAAGGGAAATGCAGGGTCATGCATGTAAATCTAggcctctttctctccatctagCTTTAGCAGAGgatttttcattgcatttgtTTATATTGGCCACAGAACCTAACCCTGAATCCATGTGAACCTTTGACTTGAAACATCTCTTCGATACCTCTCCTCTGTCTAAAGATGATGATTGGGACACATTCAGCCAACCTTCTGCTCTGCTCCGCCTCAGAAACAAATTGAAATCTGGAGGCGAGCAGATACAAATTCAGATGACAAGGCTTTGGGAAGGCTTAAACCTTTTTAAGTTACTGtcgaaactattttactatattGAGATTCAGCATGATGATATTTAATGAGCTCTGTCTTCTTTTAGGGAGGTGGGAGTGCAGGGACAGCTAGACTCCACTGCCCCCTGACCGGATGAAACTTATTTCACTCCCTTTAGCTTTGTTGCAGCTCAGTTATTCTCAGCCGACTTTGACAGCAAAgaaaactctttaaaaaaaaaaaaaattccaattccaaattGTATGGAAAACAAACCTAGTCATTAACAAATGTTGCTACAATGCACCAAAACATTCAGTTTATACATAACGTTTTATTATGATAGATTAGCTACCATATTAAATGCCTAGAATCACAAAATCTCCCAAAGAACCTGAGACATGTAGGGGAGAGATCGCTTTGTaaattaaacgtaatttacaaagcgatcgtattgcactgaaagctaatattttgtcactagcaacatctgtcaaatacagttgcattttcagctttgaacaaagCCGTTAAGAAATTATTACAGCAAAAGTGGGACGTGcgtaatgtttcattcgtccctcctgGTCGGGACGATTGAAACAGCATGGGGGGACTAATGTAACATACAGTTTAAGCTATGTAGGCCTACACctcccacaacttcaatattttactacatatcatgaatggtactcccaaaaggtgttattttagatagattgttgCCGGGCTGCACGTCTTTGTGAATGTCTGTTAACAACTCATTGCTGTCATTGTGAAGCGTGTATGAAGCGGTTATTGAAATATAATGCACTGTGGATGATTCTGCCGTTTTTATATCTAGAACAGTAAGTTTTCCCATTTCTATCATATTTCTATTGTTCCGCGTTCTAGGTTTTTACGTATTAGGCCACTGCACATCCGAATAAGTGCCCTTAATGACCCACAGCCCGTCAGTCTCCATAGGATAACATGGGAAAACTCGACCCCCTACCTGGTGGGCCCGAAAATATTTTCATCTTTCTAAAACTGCTTTTCCATGTCTCACCTCCATAAATTACTGTATAAGCACAGATATTTgtgcatttacttaaaatatatgGGGTTACAGCGTGGTATATTCTTTCAATTATTAAtgagtgtttttcatttaaaggttCAACTACACGCTTATTCATGTCTACATATGTCTATGTTGGGACAATTGAAAAAGCTGTTTCCATGTAAACAAGCGTGCAATATGACAGTCTGGGATTGTGGAGAACACTAAATGGTCCACTGAATGGTCTCCACAATCCCAGACTTTCATATTGCATGCTTGTTTACATGGAAACAGCTGTTTCAATCGTCCCGACATAGACATATGTTGACTTAGACATATGCCATTATAGCCTGTTTTTCTTTCCATGTAAACAAGCGTGCAATATGAAAGTCTGGGATTGTGGAGAACACTAAATGGTCTACTGAATAAGCATGTAGTTGaacctttaaatgaaaaacactcaTTAATAATTGAAAAAATATAACAGCTAATGAAGTTTACTTTCAACCATCAAAACTTGTTTATCGCCTGTAACTCCATGATAAAAGGAAACGTTTCAGGAGTAACGTGACCcagaattggggagaatttaacttTAATTGACTATTCTGGGCTCAAACATAACATAGAATGCACAGACAGTGTTTGCTTTATGATCTTCATATGTTCACACAGCAAATATCATTTACAGATAAAGTCTAAAATGGGTTCGGTCTCTGGGAATGTTCATGCTTGTTAATGGGATATTTCACTGTTGGAATGacgaatatatctttaaattgggtcacgtatgtagtagaaatgtgaatacattttagaaattggtgccttctaggccgagataagccagaaaatgtgtttttgactcatatggatgaaagacaccaaatcccagaatgcacttgcttcacTGCTTTAgagtccactcccaagccacgcctaccatttacagacagacagaaggacagtgagacagcattcaactcaactcaagtgttttattgtcatttcaaccatgtACAcgaaacgtttcaccgtggctcaagtggtgttacacatttaaaatatataaaaacaacattatataaaaacgacatatgaaacaggctacatttagtgcacacacattataggctccgtaaagttcagctaacacatACTAGCATTATtgcttggtgggctgtaaacactGAGTATTAACACAGCCGTAAATCtgcgtggaatgtagaatggtcggcatctaacagtcacaaactccaccagcggttagcagttagttggaccCAAGCACCAGtctgtgttaacacagcccacctccactagtcttaCCCAGCGATAGAGCAgtaggcctggtagctggatagtccggtacgcaaaattacgaatcccactatggcgaCGCCAAGAcgcgccctacgaagcagctcgattggttggggttaggcatttcacctcgagtggttaaggttaggatagccaatcggctatcctaaccttaaccacttaTTGactcaggggataggacctgaacaaatggggttacgttaccttgcattctcatggacgcctggccaataaatgctattgaagggcaggtcttggcgtggccatggtgggattcgtaatatcgtaaAATAGTtattcagccatgtttccacaacaacaaaaacacagcagtctctgaactcacgttgggagtttcgttgaagttggatgtagtccagtttgttgtctactGAGTGGACACTTGCTGTCTGATGGATGGGACAGATGGCCGGCTAGcattagctttccacctagcagCTTTCCACTCCTGCGCAACACTGTCGAGGTCCCTTTCTTCGGCTAGCGACATCGGGCGACGGGTCTCCGTAGCAGGCCAAGTTCACGTTAGTGTGTGGAGTATTCCatctgtaataaagtgtcctgcacaTTGCAATGGATCCCATTGGTAcacatgtgcggtagtttgaatgcacataattgttttaAAAGTTTTCTGCAAGCTTTGGGTAAAGatgacagtccaaccccctatgggcgggttgaaaacatgcggaagtagctcctactactggctgtagtccattgcctctgggcaaaaaatctTCCAATGATGCAAAAATCATCATTTTCCGTCAttggaatgtttttttccagacccacaatccagagatctctcgtctcagggggacatgagggagggaagcacgttCATTCTAAAATACTACcgtgtttctactgatacaaagcttaatgctaaatcggtgaagtatcccgtTAAGTATGCTAGCATATGAAGATTAATCACAGTGTCTGTGGCTCGTTAATACACTGTGGTTAATCAACTTCCTCGATGGTTGGTCCAGACAATCTTCCACCGGTAGGAGCGCCACCAGCTCCAGGGAAGCTGCCTGGCATTTCACTGGCATGACCCTTGTAGACAGGATTGCTCTgagaaagtaaaacaaattataGCTCATGTTAATCCAGCAGGGGGCAATACCACTCAATGATCCGGGTGGTAAAGTCTGCATATATAGTTTAACATGTGATTCAAGGAGTTTTAgctgacttttttggacaaTATTATTCTAATCAGTATTTCTAAAACAGGATAATACTGCAGTCATATTAACATATGGTAGCTACATAGTCAGGGTTATCCAACTTTTCCTTTTTGTCACTACCCTACTTCAGGATAGATCAATCACTATCGCAATATATTTCCCATCGTCAGCCAGAGTCTAGATCATAAGTCCAGCGTGGGGCTTAGAGACCTGTGGAGACCCCCCTACCCCCAAGCGCTGCAGGTGAAAAGCTGCTGTCAGCCTGGAGAAgattagtctcactttgccagaccctcctccaaagcgcgctaaaggaaggtctggctactccacatagcattccgggatgggaggaaaacgtgttctggtttaatggcatttatttaaaccaatcagaatcgtcatgggcggtgctaaactctgcacaaagccgctgcaaaatagtcgtgcaacagaaaactcagattggacagatagtctagctagctgtctggatttaccagACAACAATAGtcttcataaatccaccgaatttaaaattccgaCATAGAGAAAGTGGAAAGACATGCATCctgcggaatttcctgcagcaccggagcaatcctggaagtggaacatcaaggatatagactaggagaAGACAGACAAGGCCTGCAGGATTGTGAACAGTGTTATGGCTACATTTCTTTATTGTTTGAGTAGCATCTTTGTACATCACCATCACAAAGGGTGTGGCACTCCTGGGCTTTTTGTGTGAATAAGTTCATTTCATCCCTACAGTATTCTGTATTTTAACACAGTATTGCTTTGCCTTACTGAAGTGTCCATGCAGATATTTCCCCCATTGTTGAAGTCGACCTTTACAGGATTTTCTTTTGTTAAGCCCATCACCTGGCCAAGGCTGTCATTTATGTGATGGCTGATAGATTTTATGTTTATGGAAAATAAGGCTTGTAGCCAGTATCAGTGTTCAACTTTACCATCTGTTCTCTCTTTCCACCCCAGCCTCCTATACATATGGACTGCAACACTGGCTTTTCAAACCATGCATTACATAAAAGTAATGTATCTATTTCCATACCGTGTGATATCATgtcctttatttttatttttttatgctaaTTACTATCTGTAATGTAGCACTGAAAGCCTACTACCTCATTGCAACATGTAAATTTGTCTTAAGATAATTGAGATCACCATGACCTTGGTC
This genomic interval from Perca flavescens isolate YP-PL-M2 chromosome 13, PFLA_1.0, whole genome shotgun sequence contains the following:
- the hist2h2l gene encoding histone H2B 3 translates to MPDPAKSAPAPKKGSKKAVTKTQKKGGKKRRKTRKESYAIYVYKVLKQVHPDTGISSKAMGIMNSFVNDIFERIAGEASRLAHYNKRSTITSREIQTAVRLLLPGELAKHAVSEGTKAVTKYTSSK
- the h2ax1 gene encoding H2A.X variant histone family member 1 yields the protein MSGRGKTGGKARAKAKSRSSRAGLQFPVGRVHRLLRKGNYAERVGAGAPVYLAAVLEYLTAEILELAGNAARDNKKTRIIPRHLQLAVRNDEELNKLLGGVTIAQGGVLPNIQAVLLPKKTEKPAKSK